The Rattus rattus isolate New Zealand chromosome 1, Rrattus_CSIRO_v1, whole genome shotgun sequence genome includes a region encoding these proteins:
- the LOC116885873 gene encoding olfactory receptor 13C7-like, with protein MDRTNHTAATEYILLGLQDHHSLEIALFVLCLGIYCITLLGNAFLVGLIVMDPHLHSPMYFFISNLSLIDICGTSSFTPMMLLNFLDVQRTISFPSCALQMYLTLALGTTECLLLVVMAYDRYVAICQPLRYSELMNGQLCTQMAATIWGTGFANSLLHSILAWRLPFCGHHIINHFFCEILAVLKLACGDISLNALLLMVATIVLTVTPLLLICLSYIFILTAILRIPSATGRSKAFSTCSAHLTVVVIFYGTISFMYFKPKDQDPSVGKIITLLYAIVAPSLNAFIYSLRNTEVRAAVTALVWGGLLTRKTSHF; from the coding sequence ATGGACCGGACAAACCACACAGCTGCGACAGAGTATATCCTCCTGGGACTCCAGGACCACCACAGCCTAGAGATAGCTCTGTTTGTGCTCTGTCTAGGCATCTACTGTATAACTCTGTTAGGAAACGCCTTCCTTGTGGGGCTGATTGTGATGGACCCCCACCTGCACAGCCCCATGTACTTCTTTATCAGCAACCTCTCTCTCATAGACATCTGCGGTACCTCTTCCTTCACACCTATGATGCTCCTCAACTTCCTGGATGTCCAAAGGACCATCTCCTTCCCCAGCTGTGCCCTGCAGATGTACTTGACCCTGGCACTAGGTACTACGGAGTGCCTGCTGCTGGTTGTGATGGCATACGACCGGTACGTGGCTATCTGCCAGCCACTCCGCTACTCGGAGCTCATGAACGGGCAGCTGTGCACACAGATGGCAGCAACCATCTGGGGGACAGGCTTTGCCAACTCACTCCTGCACTCCATCCTCGCCTGGCGCCTCCCCTTCTGTGGTCATCACATCATCAACCATTTCTTCTGTGAGATCTTGGCAGTGCTGAAACTGGCCTGTGGGGACATTTCCCTCAACGCACTGCTATTAATGGTGGCCACGATTGTCCTGACAGTGACTCCTCTCCTGCTCATATGCCTGTCGTACATTTTCATCCTGACTGCTATTCTGAGGATCCCCTCTGCTACAGGCCGGAGCaaggccttctccacctgctctGCCCACCTCACGGTGGTGGTGATTTTCTACGGAACCATCTCCTTCATGTACTTCAAGCCCAAAGACCAAGACCCCAGCGTGGGTAAGATTATCACGTTACTCTATGCAATTGTGGCGCCCTCACTGAACGCCTTCATCTACAGTCTGAGGAACACAGAGGTGAGGGCTGCTGTCACAGCCCTGGTGTGGGGAGGTCTCCTCACCAGGAAAACGTCCCACTTTTAA
- the LOC116885863 gene encoding olfactory receptor 13J1, with protein MEPSNRTAFSEFILKGFSGYPALEHLLFPLCSVMYLVTLLGNTAIVVVSILDARLHTPMYFFLGNLSILDICYTSTFVPLMLVHLLSSRKTISFSGCAIQMCLSLSTGSTECLLLAVMAYDRYLAICQPLRYPVLMSPRLCLMLAGTSWVLCLFKSVTETVIAMRLPFCGRHVIRHFTCEILAVLKLACGDTSVSDAFLLVGAILLLPVPLTLICLSYMLILATILRVPSATGRRKAFSTCSAHLAVVLLFYSTIIFMYMKPKSKEARISDQVFTVLYAVVTPMLNPIIYSLRNKEVKEAARKAWGSRWVCR; from the coding sequence ATGGAGCCCAGCAACAGAACGGCATTCTCTGAGTTCATCTTGAAGGGATTTTCTGGCTACCCAGCCCTGGAGCACCTACTCTTTCCTCTGTGTTCAGTTATGTACCTGGTGACCCTGCTGGGGAACACGGCCATCGTGGTGGTGAGCATCTTGGATGCTCGCCTCCACAcgcccatgtactttttcctggGTAACCTTTCCATCTTGGACATCTGCTACACGTCTACCTTTGTGCCCCTGATGCTGGTCCACCTCCTGTCATCCCGGAAGACCATCTCCTTTAGTGGCTGTGCCATCCAGATGTGTCTGAGCCTCTCCACGGGCTCCACCGAGTGCCTGCTGCTAGCGGTCATGGCCTACGACCGCTACTTGGCCATCTGCCAGCCGCTCAGGTACCCCGTGCTCATGAGCCCCAGGCTCTGCCTGATGCTAGCGGGAACCTCCTGGGTGCTCTGCCTCTTCAAGTCAGTGACAGAGACGGTCATCGCCATGAGGCTGCCCTTCTGCGGCCGCCACGTGATCAGACACTTCACCTGTGAGATCCTGGCTGTGCTGAAGTTGGCCTGTGGGGATACATCAGTCAGCGATGCCTTCCTGCTGGTGGGAGCCATCCTCCTGCTGCCCGTACCCCTGACTCTCATCTGCCTGTCCTACATGCTAATCCTGGCCACCATCCTGAGGGTGCCCTCAGCCACCGGGCGCCGcaaagccttctccacctgctcgGCACACCTGGCTGTGGTTCTGCTTTTCTACAGTACCATCATCTTCATGTACATGAAACCCAAGAGCAAAGAGGCTCGTATCTCAGACCAGGTCTTTACAGTCCTCtacgctgtggtgacccccatgcTGAACCCCAttatctacagcctgaggaacaaggagGTGAAGGAGGCTGCCAGGAAAGCTTGGGGCAGCAGATGGGTCTGTAGGTGA